One genomic segment of Sander lucioperca isolate FBNREF2018 chromosome 10, SLUC_FBN_1.2, whole genome shotgun sequence includes these proteins:
- the atn1 gene encoding atrophin-1 isoform X4: MKTRTHKESMPMRSGRRRGASEERRGRRPHPSPTRPERNDRQTQRGAGEELAGNRFSRRSQGHDSSESEGEELVSPPKRQKVQDSATTPNPPTSTHSTDSSAPSTVPPPTSVASQSRESDNEDGQSQGSRSSVVGSLANSSSSLSSGRDIDQDNRSSSPSLSASPLGSLDSDSDGPDSPKQGEREREKGKEGGVGKGVGDDRRALREGRGEESCGDGEKREMDARIEDCPSLKPPSTPCSSSGLTPSLRGAGDSSNDSNSGRKSYFSMDSKLMCKVEYGGPTSIDGALSGSRMNSKASTQSVTKTTVSGGDFSHNSPNIPHSLPPPLPPPPALKPLELGGQNLPAEVKIERDKIEKADKLLDKAQSTPPSLLPQTGPQPQSQPQTQPSTHPHHYSSTSWQGGTATGCQGSWGYTRYPGNHHPHQPQHQPPVQQQQLPSVYNPPSSRHSSSHPSYLPHPHPHPHREYLPRYAGGGGDRERGAAGERERGVRGECGGREINREFSAPIGNSSNNSSGGNSNSACGGMSGSNSIQGREFGGLPVGQNREFQGSGRDGPNLGSERRDFGPAFRDRERERERDAGREFPLPNQNQSRDFGPNGTGGGHPRDKDGGRWGEFGGQTREVVGNSNPNNNSIPQGNPQSSTSGLPATPMLNRDPPASPQNNPSHPSHSSLPPHPHPHPPNSTSRDFPPPMDQAQPPSSGADHFHREYPPTGGKDFPAGAPPSTGTNREYLSPPGVTPNLGREYSGPGGTHHPHPPHPHYQSGPRDRERDSSLRESALYQNRGGPNQPPALSPSSSSSHHGHPPNAPYPPPPPPLPTPQTSHTQPSPSGMAPNVRPPHYQSSTQTPPTPLSPLPSPSTNQMGGFSPFPPGSSSGPNMPLPGPGVSSSCSPGCRPSPFHGTLNSHPPFSGTYHSNGNSGSNMANSNSNSIAPNSSNTNSQSLSPQNVSKGPPPLSNSANNNSISTPVSSSLLPGGDGHSDSGPPPTPVIKEEPIEEREEIESPPPVLRSPSPEAKPVDIPIHASQSARFHKVLDRGSGNSCARSDVLFVPLDGSKLWKKRNEVIERARREVEQRARDLREKERERERERERELDRHLQQQKDVNAAGGGRQGSSLFFPSSSSIILDPSSSSSSSSGNSASHPHPQHHPSHPHAHLAPAHHLHPTLAHSIPHSLLLPSMGQSTVVGPQGALGIGLGGPYLGPDTPALRTLSEYARPHAMSPLGAASRAQAHHAQVHHGHPHVHPSFFLPQFQNHGLGHPHHLPPDAATAAAILGFLYGGSLEGGPGVGGHAGMAGGPIPGGIGGAGLGGVGFPHAVAAHRERIKQGFEFKSDERVYPPGAIPDHAALALAHSHSHAHAHAHAHAHAHAHAHANAHAHAHAHAHAHSLLLGGGAAGANEVSLYGTPPPPAPPAPPHLQNPTLAQVTRPPNPPAPQSLSNPPPSSLLTPSLPSHPSSAPPAAPQAPAGPAAPPPAPPPPAPPTSNASSLLHPVPHSSFPSSLSSHMPPATAPAAPSENYPTPTRSPASYERDRSGERERERERDRAALPAFGDRERERERERERGESGGNGTGGGGGSGGGTGGNGGENLGRLQMLNVTPHHHQHSHIHSHLHLHQQDTGAPFRDLPQPSSLTGPMSAAHQLQAMQQAQSAELQIQRLALEQQWIHHHHHHSLTQDEYYSHLKKESDKTL, translated from the exons atgaaaacacggacacacaaagAATCG ATGCCCATGCGCAGTGGGCGACGGCGGGGAGCGAGTGAGGAGAGAAGGGGCAGACGCCCGCATCCCAGCCCCACTCGCCCTGAACGCAATGATAGACAGACG CAAAGAGGTGCTGGTGAGGAATTGGCTGGAAATCGCTTCAGTCGCCGATCACAAGGGCATGATTCATCAGAGAGTGAGGGGGAGGAACTTGTTTCTCCTCCAAAGAGGCAGAAAGTTCAG GATTCGGCCACTACCCCAAACCCTCCAACATCAACACACTCTACTGACAGCTCGGCTCCTTCCACTGTCCCACCTCCAACCTCAGTTGCCAGCCAATCCCGTGAGAGTGACAACGAAGATGGCCAATCCCAGGGCAGTAGGAGTTCAGTTGTAGGGAGCTTGGCCAATAGCAGCAGTAGTCTGAGCAGTGGGCGGGATATAGACCAGGACAATCGTTCCTCATCCCCAAGTCTCTCAGCTTCCCCTTTGGGTAGCCTGGACTCTGATTCCGATGGCCCAGACTCACCAAAGCAAGGAGAGAGGGAACGGGAGAAAGGCAAGGAGGGAGGAGTGGGGAAAGGGGTAGGAGACGATAGGAGAGCGCTAcgagaggggagaggggaggagtCCTGTGGAGATGGAGAAAAGAGGGAGATGGATGCACGAATTGAAGACTGTCCATCTCTTAAGCCCCCCTCCACTCCATGCTCTTCCTCTGGTCTGACTCCCTCTCTCCGCGGAGCAGGGGATTCATCAAACGACAGCAATAGTGGGAGAAAGTCCTATTTTTCCATGGACTCCAAATTGATGTGTAAAGTTGAGTATGGTGGACCCACGAGCATTGACGGAGCACTTAGTGGCAGCAGAATGAATTCCAAAGCCAGCACACAGAGTGTGACAAAGACAACTGTTTCGGGAGGAGATTTTTCCCATAACAGCCCCAACATTCCTCACTCGTtaccccctcctcttcctcctccacctgcCCTGAAGCCCCTGGAGCTTGGGGGACAAAACCTGCCTGCTGAGGTTAAGATAGAAAGAGACAAAATTGAAAAAGCAGACAAACTCCTGGACAAGGCTCAGTCCACTCCTCCTTCTCTGTTGCCACAGACTGGCCCCCAGCCACAGTCCCAGCCTCAGACCCAACCCTCTACCCACCCTCACCACTACAGCTCCACCAGCTGGCAGGGTGGCACAGCAACTGGTTGCCAAGGGAGCTGGGGATACACCCGTTACCCTGGCAACCACCACCCACACCAACCACAGCACCAGCCcccagtgcagcagcagcaacttCCCTCTGTTTACAACCCTCCATCCTCTCGCCACTCCTCCTCCCACCCCTCTTACCTCCCCCATcctcacccccacccccacaggGAGTACCTTCCCAGGTACGCTGGGGGGggaggggacagagagaggggggctgcaggagagagggagaggggagtgAGGGGGGAGTGTGGGGGGAGGGAGATCAACAGAGAGTTCTCTGCTCCCATTGGCAACAGCAGTAACAATAGTAGTGGGGGTAATAGTAATAGTGCTTGTGGTGGGATGAGTGGGTCTAACAGCATCCAAGGCAGGGAGTTTGGGGGTTTGCCAGTGGGTCAGAACCGGGAGTTCCAAGGTTCTGGGAGAGATGGACCTAACTTGGGTTCTGAAAGAAGAGACTTTGGTCCAGctttcagagacagagagcgagaaagGGAACGGGATGCAGGGAGGGAGTTTCCATTGCCAAACCAAAACCAGAGTAGAGACTTTGGCCCCAACGGAACTGGAGGTGGGCATCCCAGAGACAAAGATGGAGGCAGATGGGGTGAGTTTGGGGGCCAGACAAGAGAGGTTGTAGGCAACAGTAACCCAAACAACAACTCCATCCCCCAGGGAAACCCCCAAAGTTCAACCAGCGGGTTACCTGCCACCCCAATGCTGAACCGAGACCCACCTGCATCACCCCAAAACAACCCAAGTCACCCTTCCCACTCCTCCCTGCCCCCACACCCCCACCCACATCCCCCAAACTCAACTAGCCGAGACTTTCCTCCTCCTATGGACCAGGCACAACCCCCTTCCTCTGGAGCAGATCACTTTCACAGAGAGTATCCTCCCACTGGAGGAAAAGACTTTCCTGCTGGGGCGCCTCCTTccactggcacaaatcgagagTACCTCAGCCCCCCTGGGGTGACTCCAAACCTGGGACGAGAGTATTCAGGGCCTGGAGGAACCCATCACCCCCACCCACCTCACCCCCACTACCAGTCCGGgcccagagacagagaaagagactcAAGCCTGCGAGAATCTGCTCTGTACCAAAATCGTGGAGGCCCAAATCAGCCTCCTGcgctctctccttcctcctcttccagcCATCACGGACACCCTCCAAATGCTCCTTATCCCCCTCCACCACCTCCTCTACCGACACCCCAAACCTCCCACACCCAGCCATCCCCATCAGGTATGGCACCCAATGTACGTCCCCCACACTACCAGTCCTCCACCCAGACTCCTCCAACACCCCTCTCTCCATTACCCAGCCCATCCACAAATCAGATGGGAGGCTTCTCACCTTTTCCCCCTGGCTCCTCATCTGGACCCAACATGCCACTTCCTGGGCCAGGTGTGTCATCCAGCTGTTCACCTGGATGTCGCCCCTCCCCTTTCCATGGCACTTTGAACAGCCACCCTCCCTTCAGTGGAACGTACCATTCCAATGGGAACAGTGGTAGTAACATGGCCAACAGCAATAGCAACAGTATCGCACCCAATAGCAGCAATACCAACTCGCAATCACTCTCGCCTCAAAATGTTTCAAAAGGACCTCCACCTCTTAGTAACTCAGCCAACAACAACAGCATTTCGACCCCTGTCTCTAGTTCTTTACTCCCTGGTGGAGATGGACATTCGGATTCGGGTCCACCTCCCACACCTGTTATCAAAGAGGAACCAATAGAAGAAAGGGAAGAGATTGAAAGCCCCCCACCGGTGTTGAGAAGCCCCTCTCCTGAAGCCAAACCTGTAGACATTCCCATCCAcgccagccaatcagcacg GTTTCACAAGGTCCTTGATCGAGGCAGTGGGAATTCCTGCGCCCGCAGTGATGTCCTCTTTGTCCCGTTGGATGGCTCCAAACTGTGGAAGAAGAGGAATGAGGTGATTGAAAGGGCTCGCAGGGAGGTCGAGCAGCGGGCCAGAGAcctcagagaaaaagagagggaacGAGAGAGGGAGCGTGAGAGGGAACTGGATCGGCATCTACAG CAGCAGAAGGACGTCAACGCCGCTGGAGGGGGTCGCCAGGgctcctctctcttcttcccCTCCTCATCTTCTATCATCCTCGACCCTtcatcttcttcctcctcatcctcgGGCAACTCTGCCTCCCACCCTCACCCCCAGCATCATCCCTCACACCCGCATGCTCACCTTGCTCCAGCACACCATCTCCACCCCACCCTCGCTCACTCTATTCCCCACTCCCTCCTCCTGCCATCTATGGGTCAATCTACAGTGGTTGGCCCTCAGGGTGCCCTGGGAATAGGTTTAGGAGGTCCATATCTGGGCCCTGATACCCCAGCGCTGAGAACCCTGAGCGAGTATGCTCGCCCTCATGCTATGTCTCCACTCGGGGCAGCAAGTCGCGCCCAGGCACACCATGCACAAGTTCACCATGGCCATCCCCACGTCCACCCCTCATTCTTCCTTCCTCAGTTCCAGAATCATGGATTAGGTCACCCGCATCACCTGCCTCCTGATGCAGCTACAGCTGCAgccatcttgggctttttgtaTGGTGGCAGCCTTGAAGGGGGTCCAGGTGTTGGAGGCCATGCTGGGATGGCAGGAGGCCCAATACCTGGGGGGATTGGGGGTGCAGGGTTAGGAGGAGTTGGCTTTCCTCATGCAGTGGCTGCACATCGAGAGCGAATAAAGCAAGGATTTGAATTTAAGAGTGATGAACGGGTTTACCCACCAGGGGCTATACCGGATCATGCAGCTCTTGCCCTTGCTCACTCTCATTCTCATGCCCATGCCCATGCACATGCCCATGCTCATGCCCATGCCCATGCCCATGCCAATGCCCATGCACATGCCCATGcccatgcacatgcacactccCTGCTACTTGGAGGAGGTGCAGCGGGAGCTAATGAGGTGTCACTCTATGGTACTCCTCCTCCCCCAGCTCCCCCTGCCCCACCGCACCTCCAGAACCCAACCCTGGCCCAGGTTACTCGACCTCCCAACCCTCCTGCCCCTCAGTCCCTGTCCAATCCACCCCCTTCATCTCTCCTAAcaccctctcttccctctcacCCATCATCGGCACCGCCGGCTGCCCCCCAAGCCCCAGCAGGCCCTGCTGCTCCTCCAccagctcctcctccacctGCTCCGCCGACCTCCAACGCCTCCTCACTTCTTCACCCAGtcccccattcttcttttcccagCTCCCTGTCCTCTCATATGCCACCAGCCACTGCTCCAGCCGCTCCCTCTGAGAACTACCCCACTCCCACTCGCTCTCCTGCCTCTTATGAGCGAGACAGGAGTGGGGAAAGAGAgcgggagagggagagagacagagcagcttTGCCGGCCTTTGGGgacagagagcgagaaagagaaagggagagagaaaggggagaaagtGGTGGAAACGGaactggaggaggagggggaagtGGAGGAGGAACAGGTGGAAACGGAGGAGAGAATCTGGGGCGTCTGCAGATGTTGAATGTGACACCTCATCATCACCAGCATTCACACATCCACTCACATCTTCACCTGCACCAGCAAGACACAG GTGCTCCTTTCCGTGACTTGCCCCAGCCGTCCTCCCTCACTGGTCCCATGTCGGCAGCCCATCAGCTCCAGGCCATGCAGCAGGCCCAGAGCGCAGAGCTGCAGATCCAGAGACTGGCCCTGGAACAACAGTGgatccatcaccatcaccaccactcCCTCACCCAGGACGAGTATTACAG
- the atn1 gene encoding atrophin-1 isoform X1, with product MKTRTHKESMPMRSGRRRGASEERRGRRPHPSPTRPERNDRQTQRGAGEELAGNRFSRRSQGHDSSESEGEELVSPPKRQKVQDSATTPNPPTSTHSTDSSAPSTVPPPTSVASQSRESDNEDGQSQGSRSSVVGSLANSSSSLSSGRDIDQDNRSSSPSLSASPLGSLDSDSDGPDSPKQGEREREKGKEGGVGKGVGDDRRALREGRGEESCGDGEKREMDARIEDCPSLKPPSTPCSSSGLTPSLRGAGDSSNDSNSGRKSYFSMDSKLMCKVEYGGPTSIDGALSGSRMNSKASTQSVTKTTVSGGDFSHNSPNIPHSLPPPLPPPPALKPLELGGQNLPAEVKIERDKIEKADKLLDKAQSTPPSLLPQTGPQPQSQPQTQPSTHPHHYSSTSWQGGTATGCQGSWGYTRYPGNHHPHQPQHQPPVQQQQLPSVYNPPSSRHSSSHPSYLPHPHPHPHREYLPRYAGGGGDRERGAAGERERGVRGECGGREINREFSAPIGNSSNNSSGGNSNSACGGMSGSNSIQGREFGGLPVGQNREFQGSGRDGPNLGSERRDFGPAFRDRERERERDAGREFPLPNQNQSRDFGPNGTGGGHPRDKDGGRWGEFGGQTREVVGNSNPNNNSIPQGNPQSSTSGLPATPMLNRDPPASPQNNPSHPSHSSLPPHPHPHPPNSTSRDFPPPMDQAQPPSSGADHFHREYPPTGGKDFPAGAPPSTGTNREYLSPPGVTPNLGREYSGPGGTHHPHPPHPHYQSGPRDRERDSSLRESALYQNRGGPNQPPALSPSSSSSHHGHPPNAPYPPPPPPLPTPQTSHTQPSPSGMAPNVRPPHYQSSTQTPPTPLSPLPSPSTNQMGGFSPFPPGSSSGPNMPLPGPGVSSSCSPGCRPSPFHGTLNSHPPFSGTYHSNGNSGSNMANSNSNSIAPNSSNTNSQSLSPQNVSKGPPPLSNSANNNSISTPVSSSLLPGGDGHSDSGPPPTPVIKEEPIEEREEIESPPPVLRSPSPEAKPVDIPIHASQSARFHKVLDRGSGNSCARSDVLFVPLDGSKLWKKRNEVIERARREVEQRARDLREKERERERERERELDRHLQQQKDVNAAGGGRQGSSLFFPSSSSIILDPSSSSSSSSGNSASHPHPQHHPSHPHAHLAPAHHLHPTLAHSIPHSLLLPSMGQSTVVGPQGALGIGLGGPYLGPDTPALRTLSEYARPHAMSPLGAASRAQAHHAQVHHGHPHVHPSFFLPQFQNHGLGHPHHLPPDAATAAAILGFLYGGSLEGGPGVGGHAGMAGGPIPGGIGGAGLGGVGFPHAVAAHRERIKQGFEFKSDERVYPPGAIPDHAALALAHSHSHAHAHAHAHAHAHAHAHANAHAHAHAHAHAHSLLLGGGAAGANEVSLYGTPPPPAPPAPPHLQNPTLAQVTRPPNPPAPQSLSNPPPSSLLTPSLPSHPSSAPPAAPQAPAGPAAPPPAPPPPAPPTSNASSLLHPVPHSSFPSSLSSHMPPATAPAAPSENYPTPTRSPASYERDRSGERERERERDRAALPAFGDRERERERERERGESGGNGTGGGGGSGGGTGGNGGENLGRLQMLNVTPHHHQHSHIHSHLHLHQQDTATGGVHPLMDPLASGSPLTRLPYPGATLGTPILAHPLTDSEVLRQQLFGEEKAPRPCAPFRDLPQPSSLTGPMSAAHQLQAMQQAQSAELQIQRLALEQQWIHHHHHHSLTQDEYYSHLKKESDKTL from the exons atgaaaacacggacacacaaagAATCG ATGCCCATGCGCAGTGGGCGACGGCGGGGAGCGAGTGAGGAGAGAAGGGGCAGACGCCCGCATCCCAGCCCCACTCGCCCTGAACGCAATGATAGACAGACG CAAAGAGGTGCTGGTGAGGAATTGGCTGGAAATCGCTTCAGTCGCCGATCACAAGGGCATGATTCATCAGAGAGTGAGGGGGAGGAACTTGTTTCTCCTCCAAAGAGGCAGAAAGTTCAG GATTCGGCCACTACCCCAAACCCTCCAACATCAACACACTCTACTGACAGCTCGGCTCCTTCCACTGTCCCACCTCCAACCTCAGTTGCCAGCCAATCCCGTGAGAGTGACAACGAAGATGGCCAATCCCAGGGCAGTAGGAGTTCAGTTGTAGGGAGCTTGGCCAATAGCAGCAGTAGTCTGAGCAGTGGGCGGGATATAGACCAGGACAATCGTTCCTCATCCCCAAGTCTCTCAGCTTCCCCTTTGGGTAGCCTGGACTCTGATTCCGATGGCCCAGACTCACCAAAGCAAGGAGAGAGGGAACGGGAGAAAGGCAAGGAGGGAGGAGTGGGGAAAGGGGTAGGAGACGATAGGAGAGCGCTAcgagaggggagaggggaggagtCCTGTGGAGATGGAGAAAAGAGGGAGATGGATGCACGAATTGAAGACTGTCCATCTCTTAAGCCCCCCTCCACTCCATGCTCTTCCTCTGGTCTGACTCCCTCTCTCCGCGGAGCAGGGGATTCATCAAACGACAGCAATAGTGGGAGAAAGTCCTATTTTTCCATGGACTCCAAATTGATGTGTAAAGTTGAGTATGGTGGACCCACGAGCATTGACGGAGCACTTAGTGGCAGCAGAATGAATTCCAAAGCCAGCACACAGAGTGTGACAAAGACAACTGTTTCGGGAGGAGATTTTTCCCATAACAGCCCCAACATTCCTCACTCGTtaccccctcctcttcctcctccacctgcCCTGAAGCCCCTGGAGCTTGGGGGACAAAACCTGCCTGCTGAGGTTAAGATAGAAAGAGACAAAATTGAAAAAGCAGACAAACTCCTGGACAAGGCTCAGTCCACTCCTCCTTCTCTGTTGCCACAGACTGGCCCCCAGCCACAGTCCCAGCCTCAGACCCAACCCTCTACCCACCCTCACCACTACAGCTCCACCAGCTGGCAGGGTGGCACAGCAACTGGTTGCCAAGGGAGCTGGGGATACACCCGTTACCCTGGCAACCACCACCCACACCAACCACAGCACCAGCCcccagtgcagcagcagcaacttCCCTCTGTTTACAACCCTCCATCCTCTCGCCACTCCTCCTCCCACCCCTCTTACCTCCCCCATcctcacccccacccccacaggGAGTACCTTCCCAGGTACGCTGGGGGGggaggggacagagagaggggggctgcaggagagagggagaggggagtgAGGGGGGAGTGTGGGGGGAGGGAGATCAACAGAGAGTTCTCTGCTCCCATTGGCAACAGCAGTAACAATAGTAGTGGGGGTAATAGTAATAGTGCTTGTGGTGGGATGAGTGGGTCTAACAGCATCCAAGGCAGGGAGTTTGGGGGTTTGCCAGTGGGTCAGAACCGGGAGTTCCAAGGTTCTGGGAGAGATGGACCTAACTTGGGTTCTGAAAGAAGAGACTTTGGTCCAGctttcagagacagagagcgagaaagGGAACGGGATGCAGGGAGGGAGTTTCCATTGCCAAACCAAAACCAGAGTAGAGACTTTGGCCCCAACGGAACTGGAGGTGGGCATCCCAGAGACAAAGATGGAGGCAGATGGGGTGAGTTTGGGGGCCAGACAAGAGAGGTTGTAGGCAACAGTAACCCAAACAACAACTCCATCCCCCAGGGAAACCCCCAAAGTTCAACCAGCGGGTTACCTGCCACCCCAATGCTGAACCGAGACCCACCTGCATCACCCCAAAACAACCCAAGTCACCCTTCCCACTCCTCCCTGCCCCCACACCCCCACCCACATCCCCCAAACTCAACTAGCCGAGACTTTCCTCCTCCTATGGACCAGGCACAACCCCCTTCCTCTGGAGCAGATCACTTTCACAGAGAGTATCCTCCCACTGGAGGAAAAGACTTTCCTGCTGGGGCGCCTCCTTccactggcacaaatcgagagTACCTCAGCCCCCCTGGGGTGACTCCAAACCTGGGACGAGAGTATTCAGGGCCTGGAGGAACCCATCACCCCCACCCACCTCACCCCCACTACCAGTCCGGgcccagagacagagaaagagactcAAGCCTGCGAGAATCTGCTCTGTACCAAAATCGTGGAGGCCCAAATCAGCCTCCTGcgctctctccttcctcctcttccagcCATCACGGACACCCTCCAAATGCTCCTTATCCCCCTCCACCACCTCCTCTACCGACACCCCAAACCTCCCACACCCAGCCATCCCCATCAGGTATGGCACCCAATGTACGTCCCCCACACTACCAGTCCTCCACCCAGACTCCTCCAACACCCCTCTCTCCATTACCCAGCCCATCCACAAATCAGATGGGAGGCTTCTCACCTTTTCCCCCTGGCTCCTCATCTGGACCCAACATGCCACTTCCTGGGCCAGGTGTGTCATCCAGCTGTTCACCTGGATGTCGCCCCTCCCCTTTCCATGGCACTTTGAACAGCCACCCTCCCTTCAGTGGAACGTACCATTCCAATGGGAACAGTGGTAGTAACATGGCCAACAGCAATAGCAACAGTATCGCACCCAATAGCAGCAATACCAACTCGCAATCACTCTCGCCTCAAAATGTTTCAAAAGGACCTCCACCTCTTAGTAACTCAGCCAACAACAACAGCATTTCGACCCCTGTCTCTAGTTCTTTACTCCCTGGTGGAGATGGACATTCGGATTCGGGTCCACCTCCCACACCTGTTATCAAAGAGGAACCAATAGAAGAAAGGGAAGAGATTGAAAGCCCCCCACCGGTGTTGAGAAGCCCCTCTCCTGAAGCCAAACCTGTAGACATTCCCATCCAcgccagccaatcagcacg GTTTCACAAGGTCCTTGATCGAGGCAGTGGGAATTCCTGCGCCCGCAGTGATGTCCTCTTTGTCCCGTTGGATGGCTCCAAACTGTGGAAGAAGAGGAATGAGGTGATTGAAAGGGCTCGCAGGGAGGTCGAGCAGCGGGCCAGAGAcctcagagaaaaagagagggaacGAGAGAGGGAGCGTGAGAGGGAACTGGATCGGCATCTACAG CAGCAGAAGGACGTCAACGCCGCTGGAGGGGGTCGCCAGGgctcctctctcttcttcccCTCCTCATCTTCTATCATCCTCGACCCTtcatcttcttcctcctcatcctcgGGCAACTCTGCCTCCCACCCTCACCCCCAGCATCATCCCTCACACCCGCATGCTCACCTTGCTCCAGCACACCATCTCCACCCCACCCTCGCTCACTCTATTCCCCACTCCCTCCTCCTGCCATCTATGGGTCAATCTACAGTGGTTGGCCCTCAGGGTGCCCTGGGAATAGGTTTAGGAGGTCCATATCTGGGCCCTGATACCCCAGCGCTGAGAACCCTGAGCGAGTATGCTCGCCCTCATGCTATGTCTCCACTCGGGGCAGCAAGTCGCGCCCAGGCACACCATGCACAAGTTCACCATGGCCATCCCCACGTCCACCCCTCATTCTTCCTTCCTCAGTTCCAGAATCATGGATTAGGTCACCCGCATCACCTGCCTCCTGATGCAGCTACAGCTGCAgccatcttgggctttttgtaTGGTGGCAGCCTTGAAGGGGGTCCAGGTGTTGGAGGCCATGCTGGGATGGCAGGAGGCCCAATACCTGGGGGGATTGGGGGTGCAGGGTTAGGAGGAGTTGGCTTTCCTCATGCAGTGGCTGCACATCGAGAGCGAATAAAGCAAGGATTTGAATTTAAGAGTGATGAACGGGTTTACCCACCAGGGGCTATACCGGATCATGCAGCTCTTGCCCTTGCTCACTCTCATTCTCATGCCCATGCCCATGCACATGCCCATGCTCATGCCCATGCCCATGCCCATGCCAATGCCCATGCACATGCCCATGcccatgcacatgcacactccCTGCTACTTGGAGGAGGTGCAGCGGGAGCTAATGAGGTGTCACTCTATGGTACTCCTCCTCCCCCAGCTCCCCCTGCCCCACCGCACCTCCAGAACCCAACCCTGGCCCAGGTTACTCGACCTCCCAACCCTCCTGCCCCTCAGTCCCTGTCCAATCCACCCCCTTCATCTCTCCTAAcaccctctcttccctctcacCCATCATCGGCACCGCCGGCTGCCCCCCAAGCCCCAGCAGGCCCTGCTGCTCCTCCAccagctcctcctccacctGCTCCGCCGACCTCCAACGCCTCCTCACTTCTTCACCCAGtcccccattcttcttttcccagCTCCCTGTCCTCTCATATGCCACCAGCCACTGCTCCAGCCGCTCCCTCTGAGAACTACCCCACTCCCACTCGCTCTCCTGCCTCTTATGAGCGAGACAGGAGTGGGGAAAGAGAgcgggagagggagagagacagagcagcttTGCCGGCCTTTGGGgacagagagcgagaaagagaaagggagagagaaaggggagaaagtGGTGGAAACGGaactggaggaggagggggaagtGGAGGAGGAACAGGTGGAAACGGAGGAGAGAATCTGGGGCGTCTGCAGATGTTGAATGTGACACCTCATCATCACCAGCATTCACACATCCACTCACATCTTCACCTGCACCAGCAAGACACAG CGACGGGCGGGGTACACCCCCTGATGGACCCGTTGGCGTCGGGGTCTCCTTTGACACGCCTCCCTTACCCAGGAGCCACACTAGGCACCCCCATCCTGGCTCACCCCCTCACTGACAGCGAGGTGCTCCGCCAACAGCTGTTCGGTGAGGAGAAGGCTCCTCGTCCAT GTGCTCCTTTCCGTGACTTGCCCCAGCCGTCCTCCCTCACTGGTCCCATGTCGGCAGCCCATCAGCTCCAGGCCATGCAGCAGGCCCAGAGCGCAGAGCTGCAGATCCAGAGACTGGCCCTGGAACAACAGTGgatccatcaccatcaccaccactcCCTCACCCAGGACGAGTATTACAG